The Morococcus cerebrosus sequence CCTTCATTGCCGCCGTATTCTTCCTCATCACCAAAGGTTTGAACTTCTCCGTCGAATTTACCGGCGGTACCGTGATGGAAGTGCAATATCAGCAGGGCGTGGACGTCAACAAAACCCGTGAAAAACTTGATACCCTGAAAATGGGTGATGTCCAAGTTCAGGCGTTGGGTACGAACAAACACATCATGATCCGCCTGCCCAACAAAGAAGGCGTAACTTCCGCCCAGCTTTCCAATCAGGTTATGGAATTGCTGAAAAAAGAGCAGCCTGACGTTACCCTGCGCCAAGTCGAATTTATCGGCCCGCAGGTCGGCGAAGAGCTGGTGACCAACGGTCTGATGGCATTAGGCTTCGTCGTAGCAGGTATCATCGTTTACCTGTCGATGCGCTTTGAATGGCGTTTCGCCGTATCCGCCATCATCGCGAATATGCACGACATCGTGATTATTTTGGGCTGCTTCGCCTTCTTCCAATGGGAATTTTCACTGACCGTGCTGGCGGGTATCCTTGCCGTATTGGGCTATTCCGTAAACGAATCCGTCGTCGTCTTCGACCGTATCCGTGAGAACTTCCGCAAACCGAGTATGCGCGGACATACCGTTCCGCAAGTCATCGACAATGCGATTACCGCCACCATGAGCCGTACCATCATCACCCACGGCTCGACCGAGGCAATGGTTGTTTCCATGCTGGTGTTCGGCGGCGCAGCGTTACACGGTTTCTCAATGGCATTGACCATCGGTATCGTGTTCGGTATTTACTCTTCAGTCTTGGTAGCCAGCCCGCTCTTGCTGATGTTCGGCCTGAGCCGCGAAAATATCGCGAAGGAAGTGAAGAAAAAAGAAGAAGTCGTGGTCTGATGGCTATGATTGCGATGTGAAGGGGTCGTCTGAAAACTTGGCAACAGGTTTTCAGACGACCTTTTTGTTTTGGGCAGTTGATTTGATAGTTGTGATGCGAATATGGCGGTATTGTTTTGACTGTATGGAAAGGAACACACTTTTCTTGTTTCAGATAGAGGAAGGGAAAGATTGGCTTAAAGGGAAGGATTCTTTGAAAGTAATCGACTGTATAAGACGGACACTTCTATGCCGCTCTTGGTAATGAATTACACAAAATGCAAAAAAGTCGTCTGAAAATTTTCAGACGACCTCAGATTAACTTCTACGGTTAGAGTTAGAAATTAACGTTTTGCTTTTGCGGCAGGTTTTTTAGGAGCCGGTTTGCCTGCTTTGGCAGGGGAGTTGGCAACGGAGCAGTATTTGGCAACGATTTGATCAACGACTTCTTCTTTGCCGTTAACGGTCGTTTTACCGCGTACGGTCAGCATATTGCCGTCCACTTTGTCGATATTGCCCAAATTGGCACGACCTGCCACCCATGCGACGTTTCCGCCCCAGAAGGCATTAATATCGTCGCTGGAGCCGACGACGCGGAACAGGTTGGGGGTCAGTTCGTTTTTGTATTTCACTTGTGCTACAACAGGCTCGTTGCCTTTGAAGCCGTACATAACGCTCAATGGGTCTTGACCGTTTTGACCGCAGCGGTAGTGTACCTCTTTGGTGCTGTCGATAGCGTCCACTTTCACGGTTTGAGGAGTGAAAGGTTGGTTTTGTTGCGCTGCTTGTTGCGGAGCAGGAGCAGGTTTCGCAGCAGGTTTTCCTTTGGAAGAGCTGGAACATGCAGACAGCGCGGCAGCGGCAATAACGGCAGAAATCAGTAACTTGGTATTTTTATTCATCGGTTTACTCCATATGAATTATTGATAAAAGCGGTGTTAAACGTTAGCACAATAGCAGAGATAATATGCTTTGTCTTTGGTTTAGACAAATCTTTAATAAAAGCATCAAATGGAAAAGTAAATTTACTTTTGAAAGGACATTCAAATATTTTACCCTTATATAGTTGTGGGTTTTGCCGTTTAGCTCAATATAAAATGGTAGTCGAAAAATCGGCGACGCAACGTTTCAGCAGTTTGCGCTTTTCTCCTATGAAGAGAATAATGACCTTCATCCATCATCTATACACACGAGGGCAGGCATGAATTCTTTTGCATCATTGTTAAACCATCCCGATATTTCTTTTTCCCCGATTCCAGACAGTATCAAAGTCGATAATCCGGCGACGGGCGAGACTTTGGCGTTTGTCCGCACAACCCATTTAGACGACCTCAAGTTGCTGATTCAAAAAGCGGAGGCCGCACAAAAGCTATGGGCGGCAAAAACTGCGTTGGAGCGTGCCGATGTGTTGTGGCGTTGGTATTTTTTAATCAAGGAAAACAAAGAAGAACTGGCGCGCATCATGACGATGGAACAGGGCAAAAGCCTGACCGAGGCACGCGGCGAAATCGATTATGCGGCTTCGTTTGTGCGCTGGTTTGCCGAAGAAGCGCGGCGGATTGACGGCGATGTGCTGACAAGCGTGAAAGCGACGCAAAAACTGGTCGTGTTGAAACAGCCCGTCGGCGTTACCGCTGCGATTACGCCGTGGAACTTCCCGTCCGCGATGATTGCGCGCAAGGCCGCGCCTGCTTTGGCGGTGGGCTGCGCGATGATCGTCAAACCTGCGTCGCTCACGCCTCTGAGCGCGTATGCGCTGGCCTTGTTGGCTTACGAAGCGGGCGTGCCGCAGGATTTACTTCCCGTTGTCAGCGGTCGCGCTTCGGAAATCAGTCATGAATTTGCCACGAACCCGACCGTGCGCAAAATCAGCTTCACCGGTTCGACCGAAGTCGGCGCGAAAATTTTTGCCGACAGCGCGGCGGACATTAAAAAACTCAGTTTGGAACTGGGCGGCAACGCGCCGTTTATCGTGTTTGACGATGCCGATTTGGACAAAGCCGTCGAAGGCGCGCTGGCCAGCAAGTTCCGCAACAGCGGCCAGACCTGCGTCTGCACCAACCGCGTGTACGCTCAATCGGGCATTTACGACGAATTTTGCCGCAAATTAAGCGAAAAAGTAGCCGCGCTCAAATTGGGCAACGGCTTGGATGAAGGCGTGAACCAAGGGCCGCTGATTGAGGAAAAAGCGGTGGAAAAAGTCGAGCAGCACATCGCCGATGCGCTCTCCAAAGGCGCGGTCTGCCTGACCGGAGGCAAACGCAGCGCATTGTGCGGAACGTTTTTCGAACCGACCGTCTTAAGCGGCGTAACGGCGCAAATGGTGGTGGCGCGCGAAGAAACCTTCGGGCCGTTGTGTCCCGTGTTCCGCTTTGCAACCGAAGCCGAAGTCATCGCGGCAGCCAACGATACGGAATACGGTTTGGCGGCCTACCTCTTCACCTCCGACACCGCCCGCCAATGGCGCGTCGGCGAAGCCTTGGAATACGGCATGATCGGCATCAATACCGGCTTAATCAGCAATGAAGCAGCACCGTTCGGCGGCGTGAAACGCAGCGGGCTGGGACGCGAAGGCAGCAAATACGGTGCGGACGAATATTTGGAATTGAAATATTTGTGTATCGATGTGGCGGATTGAGTTTGCTATTAGAAGCAACAAGTCGTCTGAAAAACAAATTTCATTGAAACCTTGTTTTCAGACGACCTTTTTTCATACTATCCAGCCAGCCACAGCGATACCGTATAAATCACCAGTCCGACCAGTCCGCCGACAAGCGTGCCGTTGATGCGGATATATTGCAAATCCTTGCCCACGCTCAATTCCAGTTTTTCCACCATCAGGCGGCTGTCCCAGCCTTTGACTTTGTCCGAGACGAACAAAGCGGCCTTATCTTTATAACGCATCACAAAATCCCGAACCAAAAGCGAAATCCGCACATCCGCCCGCCGCATAAATTGCGGGTATGCCTGAGCTTGCGAACGCATATGGTTCAGCAGCTTTTCCAGTTGCGCTTGGCACAAAGAGTCTTGTTTTTCCACATCTTCCCGCGCCCAGTCCAGAATGCCGCGCCATAAGGTCATGATTTGACGTTGCAGTGCGGGCGATTGCGCGAGCTGTTTTTTGAATTTGTCCAGGCGGCGGTGCCACAGGCGCGATGTGGTCAGGCGTTCGGTCAGTTCGTCGTATTGCACCAAGAATTGTCGGCGCAGCGCGTTATCTTGCTTGTCCGCTGTTGCCAAATAGCCGTCTATCCATGCCAACGCTTTTTCTGCCGCCCAATCATCGACTTTCTCCACCAAGATCGATTTCACCGCCGCTTTGAGCCTGTCCCAAGTTCCGGGATTGCCGCCTTCGATTTTCGCCGCCCATTCGCGCAGGTTCTGCTCCAGCATTTCACGGGTTTCCGGCGTTTTCAGCCAACGCCGAATCTGACGGAGCAGGCTTTCAAACGCTTTTTCGTGCATCCCTTGCGCTTTCAGCAGCCGCAAACCGTCGGCAAGCGCGTTACCGATTTGTCCGCCGCTGTAACGTTCTTCCAGCAGCATCGCCGTGAAACGCGCCGTCTGTTCCGGTTTGGCGATAGCAAGCAGGGTCGGAATCTGCTTGGAAAGCCACGGCAGCCAGTGCGATTTCACGTCTTCGCCGTCCAGCCATTTCAATAATTTATCGCTGGGCTGCGCTTGATAAATACGCATGGCGATGGGTTTGCCCTGTAAAAAATTGTGTTCGATAAACCGCCCCAATTCATCGCCGATACGCGCCTGATTGCGCGGCAAAATCGCGGTATGGGGAATCGGCAGGCCGAGGGGTCGTCTGAAAAGCGCAGTTACGGCAAACCAGTCCGCCAGCGCACCCACCATCGCCGCTTCGGCAAACGCTTTGACAAATCCCAACCAAGGATATTGGCGCACATAAACGGCGGAGGCTGCAAACAGCACGCACGCCGCAAGCAGCAAGCCCGTCGCCCAACGCCTGCTTTTTGCCAATTTTTTGCGCGCCTCATTTAAGCGGACTTGTTCCGAAAGGGTGTGCATTTCTATTCCTGTCTTTTTTGTCTTTAGAGGGTTGCGAATAGATTGATTATTTTTTAATCAGCTGAAAATATTCAATAGGTTTCAAAATATTATCCAAGTTTTCCACAGAATGCACACATCAATCCGAATGCGGGTTGTGGGCAATATTTTGTATTGCCTATTTTTTAATCATGATATTTTTATTTTGGAAAATCAAAAGGGAAGGAGAGTTGTTCACAAGCTGTTCACATGATTCTGCGGTATGGCTGTGTACAGGTTTTCAGACGACCTTTATGCCGTCCAGCCTGAAACCGAAACCCAAAGCCGCCACAAGGCCCAAGCCGCTACCGTCAACCCTGCCAACAGGCGGATGCTGCGTTTTTGCAAAAGCGTTTTCAACTGCGCCGCAAAGATACCCATCGCCAAAAGGTTGGGCAGCGTGCCGAGCGCAAAAGCCAACATATATAAAGCACCGTGAACCGCGCTGCCGCTGCCTAAGGCGTAAAGCGACGCGCTGTAAACCAGGCCGCACGGCAGCCAGCCCCAGAGCATCCCCACGCCGAAACAGGCTGGGACGGAACGGATGGGCAAAAGCTTGTTTAAAAACGGATTCAGCCGCTTCCATATCGGTTTGCCGATGCGTTCGATACGCGTTGCCGCCGTCGAAATCCCCGCCAGATAAAGCCCTAAAAGCAACAGCAGGATGTTTGCCGCGATATACAACCCCTGCTGCAACACACGGGTGTCATCCAAAGAAATCCCTGCCTGCCCGATCAGTCCGACTAGGAAGCCGATGAGGACATAGCTGCTTACACGTCCTAAGTTCAACAGGACAATCAATCCGAAACGGTTGAGGTTGGGCGGAAGCTGCAAGGCAAATGCGCTGCTTAACCCGCCGCACATACCGACGCAGTGGCCGCCGCCGAAAAAACCGAGCAGAAACAGAGTGAGGAAGGTAAGGTTTTCGTCCATATCAGATATATTTGAAATTGTTATCAGGCTGTTTCGTATTGTATCAACAACGGAGGAATGAGGATAAGAAAGGATGGAATAGGGGCGGATTATTGCGCATCTGTTTGGAAAGGTCGTCTGAAAATCGCTTTGCCTTGATTGGAGGGCACTGGGTTTTCAGACGACCTTTGGACTGCCCGATATTTATAAAGCCCTATTTTGAGAAAAATAATTTGATTTCATTTGAAAACAAAATGTTAAACGAATCGAATATTTCTGAACAAGATACCGAAGAAGCAAGCAAATGTTTGCATATTATCGAGATTTGGTTAAAATTATCGAAAAATATATAAATAATAATCAAAATCATTATATTTATATTCAATCTGACTTGCGGCAAAACCTTTCCGAGGTCGTCTGAAAACTTTCAGACGACGCTGTCTGACATTCCGCCACACAAGGAATCCGTTATGAAGCCAGTCAAAGTCAACACCCTTGCCGCCTGCATCGCCGCCATCGGTTTCTCTCCCATCATTTATGCTGCCGATAATACGCCGACCGTCATTCTCGATACCGTTACCGTCAAAGGCACGCGCAATAAAGACGAAATCGGTAAAAACCGGGTTTATACCCGCGAAATCGTCAATCTTTACAAAGGCAAAAACGAAGTCGAAACCTTCAAGGGCAACACCGTATCCGACCTTTTGAGCGGTATGTCCGGCGTGTACAGCGGCGACGCGCGCAACAGCGGTGCGTTGGATCCCAATATACGCGGCGTGCAGGGGCAGGGACGGATTCCCGTTACCATCGACGGCACGGAGCAGGCGATTATAGTCAATTAAAAATAAAATAGTACAATACTCAACTTTGAAGGTCTAACCATGGCATACTCTGCGGACTTAAGAAACAAAGCTTTAAACTATTACGAACAATGCAAAAATATCAGCCAAACCGCAGCAACGTTTAACTTGTCAAGAAACACGCTTTACCTGTGGATTCGCCTTAAAAAACAAACAGGCAGCCTAAAACATCAAGTTACCGGTCTAAATGCCGTCAAATTGGATAGGCAAAAACTGGCTCAATATGTTGGGCAACACCCGGATGCCTATCTGCATGAAATCGCCAAACATTTTGATTGTACGCCAGCCGCCGTTTGCTATGCACTCAAACAGATGGGGATGACGCGCAAAAAAAGACCACCACTTACAAAGAACAAGACCCGGCCAAAGTAACGCATTATTTGACACAGCTGGCCGAATTTTCCGACTACCAACGTGTTTATTTGGATGAAACAGGATTTGACCGCTACCTGTTCCGTCCCTATGCCCGCAGCCCGAAAGGGCAAATAGTGAAAGCGCAGATAAGAGGAAAAAGATACCGACGCTTATCTCTGGTGTCCGCACAAGTCGGCAACCGGCTGATTGCTCCGATGGTTTATCAAAATACGATGACCGGGGTCTTTTTTGAAGCGTGGTTTCAGCAATGCCTACTGCCCGCATTGACTCAAAAATCGGTGATTATTTTAGATAATGCACGATTTCACCGTATGGGTGTTTTACGGGAAATGGCGGAAAAATTGGGACATAAGGTATTGCCTCTTGCACCTTATTCACCTGAGCTCAACCCGATTGAGAAGGTGTGGGCGAATATTAAGCGGTATCTGCGAACCGTATTGTCTGATTACGCCCGATTTGACGATGCGTTACTGTCCTATTTTGATTTTAATTGACTATACCGTCTGGCGCGGCTACGCAGGCGCAAACAACCGCAACTACGTCGATCCCAACATCATCAGCAGCGTTTCCATCGAAAAAGGCCCTTCGTTCAGCCGCGATATGAAAAGCGGCATAGGCGGCTCCGTCGCCCTGAAAACCATAGATGCCGACGATATTGTCCCCGAAGGGCAGAAATACGGATTTGAAGTGAAGGCGGAGGCTTCCAATAATTCCATTAAGCGGCGTGAGAATGCTTATGAACATTCAGTCGATTATCGAACCTTGCCTGTTCCCGCAGTAGCGACGGGCGGTATTTGGCGTTCGTTTTTTGACGATACCGACCGAATCGACCAGCGTTTCAACGGACGCAATAAATTTGGGGAAGATAAAGCCTACCGCATTGCCGCTGCCACCAAGCAGGACAATTTTGATGCCATGCTCGCCTATGCCTACCGCAGTAAAGGCAATTATTTTTCCGGCAAGAAAGGGGCGGAACGATACGGCTATATCGGTCCTTGGACACAAGAAACTTTAGACGAATTAAAACGTCGTCAAGAAGAAGCCGCTGCCAAGGGCGAGAAATTTTACGGCAGTGAAAACATGCTGGGCGCACCCGATATTTCAAAAATCGGACTTTTCTACCATCCGGGCGGGGAAGTCAGCAATACCTCGCTCGAAACCAAATCATGGGTAGGTAAAACCACCTTCCGTCTGCCGAACC is a genomic window containing:
- a CDS encoding IS630 family transposase (programmed frameshift); protein product: MAYSADLRNKALNYYEQCKNISQTAATFNLSRNTLYLWIRLKKQTGSLKHQVTGLNAVKLDRQKLAQYVGQHPDAYLHEIAKHFDCTPAAVCYALKQMGMTRKKRPTTYKEQDPAKVTHYLTQLAEFSDYQRVYLDETGFDRYLFRPYARSPKGQIVKAQIRGKRYRRLSLVSAQVGNRLIAPMVYQNTMTGVFFEAWFQQCLLPALTQKSVIILDNARFHRMGVLREMAEKLGHKVLPLAPYSPELNPIEKVWANIKRYLRTVLSDYARFDDALLSYFDFN
- a CDS encoding sulfite exporter TauE/SafE family protein, producing MDENLTFLTLFLLGFFGGGHCVGMCGGLSSAFALQLPPNLNRFGLIVLLNLGRVSSYVLIGFLVGLIGQAGISLDDTRVLQQGLYIAANILLLLLGLYLAGISTAATRIERIGKPIWKRLNPFLNKLLPIRSVPACFGVGMLWGWLPCGLVYSASLYALGSGSAVHGALYMLAFALGTLPNLLAMGIFAAQLKTLLQKRSIRLLAGLTVAAWALWRLWVSVSGWTA
- a CDS encoding NAD-dependent succinate-semialdehyde dehydrogenase, with the protein product MNSFASLLNHPDISFSPIPDSIKVDNPATGETLAFVRTTHLDDLKLLIQKAEAAQKLWAAKTALERADVLWRWYFLIKENKEELARIMTMEQGKSLTEARGEIDYAASFVRWFAEEARRIDGDVLTSVKATQKLVVLKQPVGVTAAITPWNFPSAMIARKAAPALAVGCAMIVKPASLTPLSAYALALLAYEAGVPQDLLPVVSGRASEISHEFATNPTVRKISFTGSTEVGAKIFADSAADIKKLSLELGGNAPFIVFDDADLDKAVEGALASKFRNSGQTCVCTNRVYAQSGIYDEFCRKLSEKVAALKLGNGLDEGVNQGPLIEEKAVEKVEQHIADALSKGAVCLTGGKRSALCGTFFEPTVLSGVTAQMVVAREETFGPLCPVFRFATEAEVIAAANDTEYGLAAYLFTSDTARQWRVGEALEYGMIGINTGLISNEAAPFGGVKRSGLGREGSKYGADEYLELKYLCIDVAD
- a CDS encoding DUF445 domain-containing protein translates to MHTLSEQVRLNEARKKLAKSRRWATGLLLAACVLFAASAVYVRQYPWLGFVKAFAEAAMVGALADWFAVTALFRRPLGLPIPHTAILPRNQARIGDELGRFIEHNFLQGKPIAMRIYQAQPSDKLLKWLDGEDVKSHWLPWLSKQIPTLLAIAKPEQTARFTAMLLEERYSGGQIGNALADGLRLLKAQGMHEKAFESLLRQIRRWLKTPETREMLEQNLREWAAKIEGGNPGTWDRLKAAVKSILVEKVDDWAAEKALAWIDGYLATADKQDNALRRQFLVQYDELTERLTTSRLWHRRLDKFKKQLAQSPALQRQIMTLWRGILDWAREDVEKQDSLCQAQLEKLLNHMRSQAQAYPQFMRRADVRISLLVRDFVMRYKDKAALFVSDKVKGWDSRLMVEKLELSVGKDLQYIRINGTLVGGLVGLVIYTVSLWLAG
- the secF gene encoding protein translocase subunit SecF; amino-acid sequence: MELFKIKRDIPFMSYGKLTTFISLVTFIAAVFFLITKGLNFSVEFTGGTVMEVQYQQGVDVNKTREKLDTLKMGDVQVQALGTNKHIMIRLPNKEGVTSAQLSNQVMELLKKEQPDVTLRQVEFIGPQVGEELVTNGLMALGFVVAGIIVYLSMRFEWRFAVSAIIANMHDIVIILGCFAFFQWEFSLTVLAGILAVLGYSVNESVVVFDRIRENFRKPSMRGHTVPQVIDNAITATMSRTIITHGSTEAMVVSMLVFGGAALHGFSMALTIGIVFGIYSSVLVASPLLLMFGLSRENIAKEVKKKEEVVV